The nucleotide window tatcacCCTGTAAATATTCGATTTATGTATCACCCTGAAACTATTCAATTTATATACCATCCTGTAACTATTCGATTTATGTATCACCCTGTAAATATTCGATTACtgcaatattaataaaaatctagtTGTCTAGAAATGTTTCATGTATCACCCTGTATGTATTTGATTTCTATGATAACGAGAACTTTAGAAactgttttgatataaaaacaacttAACCTCGTATATCTAATGACAGTTAACATCCAAAATGTCGGACGATGCGGCGGATGCCAATTCCGTTGACATCCAGAATGGCGGACACCTCTTATGcgcaaaaaaatctttttttattaattataaaataaagaaaaaacccaaaaacttggtttttcgaatttttcccctaaattttgaggttatgtggaAAGTGTAAATACAAAATTCGTAGATCGTATCTACAACTTTGCGATTTAACCTTTTTTCATAGGACTGGTAGTTTTACAGTACATCAAGATAATCCATTTTCACCCTTAAAATCCCACCCCTTCCACTTCTCGATCTCAGATCACTACTTTTGTTACATTAGTTTCCATTGAGTTTCATTCTGctattttttctagttttgtttttatgattttagCCCTAGTCTATATAGTCTCCTGAACTGTCAACAAAACGTGTTCGATGAAATCGAATTAGattttaaaacaatgaaaattatttaaaaagaaacaaaattatggaaaatttcgTAGACCAATAATTTTCTCTCatcaatattcatttattacTACAAAATGTATATAGTCACGATTAACAGACGTGACAGACTTTTATCGATTTCCGACACGGGTCAAGGACAAACCTATAAATGTAATCTataaatgtatgttttatatAGTCATAAATGatgaatacgaaaaaaaaattctaattccaaaaaaatacaacaagaaAGTggtgaatttcaaaaaaaaatcgacaTTTAGGTTAGTGGTAGTCATAATGGAAATATACGAGGGTGATAAAAAATGTCTACATCGAAAAATTACAACAAGAAagtttatttcaacaaaaaaaacatttaaattgatattattcatTCCACAGATGTACGAGggtaataaaacaaatttcgaaCTTGAAAATACGGTGTAAAAAagtcaatttcaaaaaaaatcacgTCTAAGTTAGTAGTAGTCATGCTGGGTGTTAAAAAATGTCTACATCGAAAAACTACAagtgaatttcaaataaaaaatcgacATTTAGGTTAGAAGTAGTCATTTTAGAGAGATACAAGGGTGATAGGAAATGTctacattgaaaaattacaagaaagttaatttcaagaaaaaaacatttaaattggTATTATTCATTACACAGATGTACGAGGGTGTTAAAGAAATTTCTAACTTAAAAACACACTAAAAGAAAGtgaatttcaaacaaaaatcacaTTTAGATCAGTAGAattttttctggaaatataCGATTGTGATAAAAACAGTTCTcagaaaaaatacaacaataaGGTGAATTTCAAACAAAAGCAACATTTAAGTAAGTAATAGTCATTTTGAAGATACACGAGGGTGCTGAAAATAATAGAAGTTTGTATAGGATATCAATAATGAAACGTTTACCTGTGTTAAGGATCTCCAATCCATATTGGCGCTACCTACATATATATGTTTCTTATCGACGATCCATAATTTAGTATGCAAAACACCGGATCCTAATAATTTAGCAAAATTAACACTACGAACTTCAGCTGCTTTCCTTTTCACCAACAATTCGGTATCTATGTTGGGAAAATTTTGCGATGGTGCATTTTGTGCTATCCTGATTTTAATACCACGTTCCACGCCCGCTTTTACTAACGACTGGAAGATTTTTTCCCCCTAATTTCGAtacaaatgtcaatttttatattttatacaaattttttttattttaaaacgaaTATACTAGAAATTAAATCGCGTAATGTATcttgttttgataattttatcgtGTATTAAACTACATCagtcataattttcataattataactgtcaattttgataatttcgtTAAATTTAAAACGATCAAAAATAATCTATTAGAAATTAAATCATTTAATAcgagttttttgataatttaaacacttgaaatgattaaaaaagataattaatttttacttaatCAATGAAaccaaatttgttaatttttttcttcctgATGATAATcgaaatacttttttcaatagtttgCTTAATTATAAGTGTCAATTATCATATTTAGttaagaaaaactaaaatcaattacaacaaattcaataattataagTTAATTTACCAATAATAAACACAACTTAAGGTTATGACAGTACTTACCGAAATAACACAAATCAAACACAAAATATAGATAATTGGATATAGATAAACTGAGGAAACATAATATAacgttatattttaaaataaaatttgaaataagacataaattataaacataatactgcattttataactaaatattcATTCACTAAATATTGCATACGTTATTATAAAGTTGTAGGTTATAATTGATGTCATCAAACATGAAGTCTAAATATAACGATATACTATGTTGCCACGTTTAATTTAACTTtagaaataattgttgaaaaatattttaaacctaAATATGAACACTTAGATAATATTAATTTggtgatttataaaatttatatacaagaaatgaaaaaaaaacatgaatagaataaatattttgattaaaacaattagaaataatatcaaatagaattatttgggaaataaaaattttaaaaattctaacctGTAATGAAGAAGGATCTGGATAAACTTCCGACTGTCTCAAAGTCCAATAAAGCGACCCTATATCTATAGATTCGTTAGCCGAATTAATCAAATCTAACCAAGTATCAAAAGTGGAAGGATATACGATTGAACCGTTCGAATATATCAAGCCTTCTGGAATACTTTCAGTTAACGACAATCTAAAAATCCATAAAAAACGTATTTCACACaaaaatacgaagaaaaatgaatctgatgaaaaaaaaacaacatcaATCAACCTcctataaatgttttaaaacgaAGAAAACTTTCCAGACTataaataagatatattttatatcgaGCTATTGACAACAACGCAATTAACTTTCCAGcgttactaaaaataaaaacgattccCACATGATTTTTACATACCCAAAAACAAACAATGcgcattataataattttaatatatacgagggttatatGAAAAGTTTGCTATCTAACAAAGATACTAGATATAACATAACCACATTAATTTCCCAACTTTTATGGcacaattttacgaaaaaaatttaaacttcaaACTTTTTAATCTAGTTTTACCTTACTAAACAcgaaattgattaaattttatctAGAATCTCATAACGCGTGCGCCAATATCCCAACTTACATATGAAGATATTCAAGTTGAGGttagaaacttttcaaacaaaccTCATTGTTATGATATATCGATAAGTTATCAGATTTGCAAGGGAGGTGGAATAATAAAAAGcacgatttttgaaaaaaaaagcgatttacaaaattcaattataaaaaaaaatcttcactaaaaaccaatttataacctataaaatatttttaactgtatTTAACTACTTTGCGCGTTAagtataacaaatatttttttcgaaactaTACCAGGggcaacaaaaatataattcctataacaaaattgtataaataattaccTGCAAGTATTATTACAGTTATCTGCATGAAAACTGTTTAATTCTTCTAAATTTCGTTCTGTCGCGTGATCTAATAAAGGTAATAATACTACGAGGAAGATCAAAATGCAAATTATGGAAATTGGTATGCATGATGGTCTGcaccatttatttttattggaccatctgaaaatatttgaaataaaagtttgtttccagtaaattaattaaatatttgttattaaaaacaCTTAAATAGTCGATTTCTAGTATTAAATACACTAAATTTTCTCTGTGTCATCAATGACCTAATTTctacattaaaacaattaatcaaaatcaataaacaacCAGAACGATTCtatatttaaatgattaaaaaaatattagaataaagtcgacaaattttgtagaaaagtcGATATTATATTTACCTTTCAGGTGTATCATCCCCATTTGAAGGTATCATGAAACCATGACTCCAAATATCTGTATCCTCTTCATTTTGAACAGGAGACGTTTCAAGAACAGtcttagaataaaaattaacttttataaGAAAGTTTTCGGTTGtcaaaacaaagaaattttcactttttcacaacgaattcataaaaaattgcttACTAACGATGTATCTCAATCCTAcatagttttatataaatatactgaatatatattattaaaaaattatactgtACAAGTTTTACTTActttttccaaagaaaataatttaaatgataacAACATTTAATTAAGATCTagcaatgtttctaaattctTATCTGTCAAACACGAGGTTAACCTGTGAGACTAGTTGCACTTCGTCACAATTCTAATATTAATAATCGATACATTGTATTTTTGTATCGATTATTTCGTTTagaattagataaataaaacaagtaaacaaataacttgtttataaaaataaattgtttataataaaatgaaatagtaTCTTATAAACAAATTCACGTGTTATAACAGGACCGGGtttaagaattatttataatacaagTGTGATAGACCAGTCGCTGTCGAATAACATCGATTTGTATCATATTGAAATACAACCTAATCAgatgttatacagggtgtcctgtctagttcttctaataattaaatttgacgagtttttgatttttacttgaaagtaaatttatgaaaaattgtaagggtaaaaaacattttagaattGTCCAtggaataattatgaaatttttcaaatcaaataccgtgaaatttgaggttatatcaTCCTTGATTTACCGTCCAGAATGTTTCGATCGCCTTCTATTGGTAtttttgagttgaaaaaattagtttttagaccTTATAACACATCAGGAATGCAATTTGATATAAAGGTATCCTCTGCTTTGTGTTGGTACTTATgcgagacaccctgtatatacctGATATGTTTTTCCCTACCTTTAGGGGTAGAAACTACTTCTTCTTGATGAAacgaatgaaataaatattaaataatacaagttaaatatatgtttataacttttttcaattgaataaccCTTATAAAATCCATCCTTAAGactaattatttgtaaaaattgttttgaatagttttaaatatCATATTAGAGTATTGATATTGAGTATTATCTTTTTTAAAGGTAATCAATTAGATTAATGATTAATTTATAAAGATTCATCCCTCAAAAACCACTCCTCATTGCATATAAATTGTGTGTGTATATTATTATCTGTAATACGAGGGTTACTATTTAAGTTTAGCGATATGGCAACAgtgatgaaatgaaaatattaataatgacaTCTTACCGATAACCTGGGTTTTCCCAACAACCCCGAGGGTTTATATTTATGAACCCTTTCCGAATTTGGTGGTATAAGCACGAGAAGTTGTTCTCTATCTCCACTACGTCCTGGTGCAGTACTAGGAGTTCGACTTCTCGCACCGGTAGATATATTATTAAGATGTATATTGGAACTATTATTTCCATAACTAATATTATTCGTATTATTAACCTGTACCAATAAATTACAAGTTTGGGAAGCTATTTGAAACAAACCGTCTTGTAGGTTTCTTTGTTTAGGTGGACTTTTTCCGAAATCCCAGAAATGTGGCATTCTAGGAAGTCCTACGACAAGCAAATAACCGCTTTCAATaccaaataattgttttaagatAACTTTGTACCTTTATATTAGTTATTTTAACCTGGTTCGAACATAACATTCACGTGCTACGAAAATTTGTGTATTGCGTGACTTCTACCGCTAAACTGAAGCAACTAACGAAGTTTTAATATCACAATTGATTACCTCCCTTATAGGGTTTGTAGGGTGCGGATTATTTCCATTGGTAGTTACTACTACGTCATATTTAGTATATACGTGtataatttctttgattttgcGCAGCTTTTTTCTCTAAGGTTGCTACATTTGTTAATATAATcgatcaaataataattaatacgaattaataaacaattttattatattttaaaaatttaactaAGCCGACTCTGTCTATTACAactattgttttaaattttcattgatttaaatataatagatttttattctaaataaaaagagatAGTAGATAGTAGTATATTAATGATTCTATAAATTCAGAATATGATATAATGTTTCGGCATTTCCGATTAATATGACATACCACCAGTCGGTCAACCACTAGCCactaagtataaataaaaatatataacgttgccacttttctatttaataaatcCAGATTCTAGTATATCTTTAGTAAACAGGAATAAATATGAATACGTATTACAGTATACATAAGATATtacttaattttaattgttttattgtatatattaacgtatatttctatatattatatGACGAATATATATTTGTGATAACTATAACTGATTATATAttaatgataattgaaaatttatttaaaaaataatgttttatatacCTCCTATCGGACGGTTAGCTACTTCAAATTATTTGACAGATGGAAATATATCCTCtattaactaatttatataatctGACAACTGTGTAATGAACAACGAAAATGTAAActgataaaacattttttcacttCTGATAAATATAGTGGACGTGATATTTATAGTTAAATgttcatattttgttaaatgTTGTGATTAATACCGCCAAGATGGAACATGAAGAACCAATTTACCGAGGAATTTTACAGTTACCCGTTGGAAAGCTGCTTAAGGTATTACCTgttgattaaatttatttttacattcgAATCATTcctgtattttttaatttaaaattttatatccaCTTCCAATGTTGttgttataataaatgttttggtTATTTGTTTTACgaacaaaaaattgacaattcaTTGGTTTAGGTTAGGAATTATGACGTTTAGTACGGGATGGGCAGTTTtgtagatatataaatatataaaaggaaataaatttatttatgtatatatatatatatatatatatatatatatatatatatatatatatatatatatatatttgtgaaatataggatatttatttgtttttttttttataattttagaaatcTTGGCAACAAAAATACTGTTCGCTTTTTAAATCTAGTAAATTCGGTGTTGAAAGGTTAGAAGTTTACGATACACCGAATTCAAAAGAATacagtaaaataataattttacaacaATGTATAAAGGTATATCCGAAATCTAATACTACTTTCGTAATAACAACAAAAACGAATTCGTATGAATTTAACACGTTAACTGAACATTCTAATACCGAATGGGTGAGTGCTATACAATCAGTCGCATTTCCAGATGACGTATCGAAAATAACAACCGTAGAAGAAGATAACGATTTATATTGTTCATCTGGCGAAGGGGTTTTTAACGTTAAATTACACCCTTCTCCCGTTTCTATCCGTTGCggattagaaaataaaaattacacttTAGTTTTGATGTCGAATGCATTACAACTTAGGAACGTCGTcgatgataaattattatttacgtGGCCTTATCATTACATACGACGTTACGGTTATAAAAACGGTAGATTCACCTTTGAAGCGGGAAGAAAATGCGAATCTGGAGAAGGAATATTTTACCTAGAACATCCTAACCAACAAGAAATATTCCGGTAAGTACTTTTTTTATGtagtaatcaatatttttatttatagtgatTGGCGGGCAGTGGAAATATGTTTAATTTCAGATGTTTAGCTAGCAAGATGAAATGCATGAAAAAATTAGCTTCGGCGGAAAATTCTCCGTTACTAGATGGAGACGCGCAATTTCAAGCGGCATTCTTCATGGAACCCCGATCCAGAACACCTCTAGTACCCTCCTCGACGTTACAATCCCTCACAGATCTATCAGTATCGAGTAAATCTCAAATAAGTATTTCAAGTAGCGATTCCGATTCCAAATACGTGCAGTGCTCGTTAAAAACCCCCGAAACGAAAATGGCGCACAAGTTGAAACCTTCGAAACCCCCCAGAAAGTTCAAACCTGTGAACAAGCCCGAACCGGAGTATGAACCGGTTCAAAAGTACGACGAGATCGAGTTCAGGAACAACGCCTGGCAAACTTTGGGGGTGGATTCGCCGGATCACAAGGAACAGCACGTCGATGAGGAGGATTACATGTCGTGGGGCGATGTTAGAAAGGAAATAGAAACAGTTAAAAAACCTTTAGTGTCAGCGATTATTACGGAAAATACCCCGGGGTATTATGATAAGTTGAACTTTTTTGGGTCTACTAGTAAATTGAATACGAAATCTCCTTATAAACAAGTATATCCGGTTCCGGTGGCTTCCGTCGTCGTGGAACCGCCGTCATTTAACGATTACGATGAAGTTCAGTGTTTTCCGGAGAAAAATGCAGATGAAAAAGTTAATCATCAATTTCACAACGAGGAAGCTTACGCCGTCATCAGTAAACCAAAAAGGGTCTAGTcatttttttcacgttgtagcGTGTTATATGGGATATTCAGTGTACAGGGTGATCAATTTTAGTGACTACATCGTTATTTACCAATTGTTCTTATTGTGGATGGCTCGATGGGAAGTGATGGTGAAGTGAGTTTAGTGATGGCATTATTGCACTGCAttggtttttatgaattttgcgATTTCCGAGCTCTTTTGGGTACAAAAATACAATCGGAAATACATcgatttcatgtttttttaatggatttatgaaaaaaaatatttcattcgatTGTATTTCAGTATAATGActcataactttttttcaaattgtctaaggaagtttttatatttatttttgttaatctatacaaaaaaatgaacattttggagaaaaaattatataaaaatgtttagttttgaagtttttacaaattaaattttattaatgcttctaacatgacctttttttaaaaaaaactgtataaacataaaaaataaacatttttatacaattttttttccaaaatgctcatttttttatatagattaataaaaaaatataaagacttcatttaattaattataaaaaagttattgataatcatatttcacggtcacctgatttttttatcataaaatcgaactttttaaataagtttttttttcaaaattattcatttttgcaACAGATCGATCGaaaccttttaaaaaaaattgataatttctcaagttttataaaaaaatctcatataGAGTCCTCCATAACTGTTTACGACGTCATGAAATcgggttttcatattttttatccagggtctaattaaaaaataacgatACCCCCGAAATTTACcgaatttttttgtcaaaatttcaccTGGATTATCCCTAAAACCAGTTTCATCCAAAAACTTTCATTTGCCCCTCATACCTGTTCGtatatctccgaaaatattgattttagaaaaaaaagtttcaaataaaaaataaagagcataaaaagctctacaaaaaaggctCTATACGTTTTTTACCTAAACCTATTCGTTTGGTTGTTATGAATCAAAATATCTCGGCAGAAGTCAAATTGacaaaactaacctaacctccTGCCGAGATATTTTGAGTCATAACAACCTAACGAATAGGTTTAGGTAAAAAACGTATCACACCTTTTTTTCTAGAGCTTCTCAAGCTTCATTTTCtattggaaactttttttttttctaaaatcgatattttaggAGATACTTAGGAAAATTTTTGAACGCAAACGACTTGGAGTAGGGGTTTCTAATATACTAACAAACTCTTTCTTCGTCACATTCCTTtctatcaacatttttcttattatttttaccagtattgttactattttttgCTAAAACTTCTTGATTATACCTAGGAGAAGTTTCACCAAAAATGTTCTGTTCGCCCCTCGTACCTCTTCACATGTCTcccaaaatattgattaaagaaaaaaaagtttcaaataaagaaggaaaagcataaaaagctctaaaaaaaaggttttctaCGTTTTTTACCTAAACTTATTCATTAGGTTATGACTCAAAATATCTCGGTAAAATATTAGGTTAGTTTGGTCAATTTGACATCTGTCGAGATTTTTTGAGTCATAACAGCTAAACGAGTAGGTTTACGTAAAAAACGTATACAATCTTTTCTGTagggtttttttattttttttatatgaaacttttttttctaaaattaatattctcgGAGATATTTGGTAAAATGTTTTTACCTGCCTTAGCAACAAAATAtatcgaacaaagttatttacaatatgataaatcgtaattttttaattatttacaaacatacagggtgtttttaaccctataaatataaagaataaaacaaGATAATTCCCAAAAGTTGATCACTACCACTATCAATtggaaaaactagaaaaaattcGACATTTTGTTAGTTTCAATagtagatattgaaaaaaaagtgtaGTAAGACCATGATTGGACGACTAGTTGACATTTAAGTTGACCAAATCTCCCTTGAATTTGTGTTTTCTTGTACCTAGCCGACTGTTTGTTATTTCAACACTCATGCGCACCTACAGATTCTGTCAGCTGTCAGAGGTTTATTCTTAGTAGCTGTACTGGAACTATACTAGTGAAGGCCAAttcatgagtgtatagaattaaTTCGATCGgagcatttgttgattgttgtatttgagattatttgatgtgattcaggcCTTAACAATAATGGGAAacgatttagtactttttgatatgttACATTAGTCCAATGACGACCCAGTGGAAGTAATACAGTGAACTGggtgaactagttctcttgcCTGCTACTAAGAACAACGACAATAGCGctggttctgctacaaagaacACTCTAGTGTACACTGGTTGTACCAGTGCAGCTAACAAGAACAAACCTTATTTTTCAGTGTATCTACAAGTATAAACTACattagaaaagtgaggttatggtTTTGACGTTCAGGGCGTAAAAAGTTGGTTAATTTCGACGTCAAGCGTGATCATTGTGTGCGTTTCTCAACATATTGAACTATCTTTAATATTTAAGAACGTCTATAACACGTCATTctgtgtttaaataaaaattacgtaACTTTGTATTGTGAAGTGATTACTTACCAAACTCTGTGATATTATATATTccatcacatttttttatgtatataaacgtcatttttttatataaaaggtgcctaatttttgtatttttataaaattcgtGTGTGCTcatctcattttataaattaaatatatatatatatatatatatatatatatatatatatatatatatatatatatatatatatatatatatatatatatatatataatgttaaCAGTATtgtaagcaaaaaatatttttaatagaaaaaaatccatatttgtatactttttataaacctATTGTGGTATTAGTGAAACTAtatcacaataaataaaatttgaatatattaattttcgTACTATCGGCAGTAAACGCATTAAAGCGATACGAGACTGTATCCTTAGTATACAGAACATTCCTGAAAATTGTTGATGTAATTTTAACTTAAACAAAACGTGCACTACcggtataaaatttaatatgtgCCAAAGATGCAATTGTAGTTTTTGGTGCAAATATATAAAGTGGTATATTATTGTGATCCCTCGTTTTTTGAGTGTAACAAATCTAAAAatctaacctaatttaaccaaTTCCAGcggaatttttttctaaatcttttttacaacgtaaaaaaaactacaaaaattcgaaaaaaaactcaatttttccattttctataaCCAAAATACGAGGGGGAGCGCGATAATACGAAATAACCCCAA belongs to Diorhabda carinulata isolate Delta chromosome X, icDioCari1.1, whole genome shotgun sequence and includes:
- the LOC130900898 gene encoding 5'-3' exonuclease PLD3-like isoform X2, with protein sequence MPHFWDFGKSPPKQRNLQDGLFQIASQTCNLLVQVNNTNNISYGNNSSNIHLNNISTGARSRTPSTAPGRSGDREQLLVLIPPNSERVHKYKPSGLLGKPRLSTVLETSPVQNEEDTDIWSHGFMIPSNGDDTPERWSNKNKWCRPSCIPISIICILIFLVVLLPLLDHATERNLEELNSFHADNCNNTCRLSLTESIPEGLIYSNGSIVYPSTFDTWLDLINSANESIDIGSLYWTLRQSEVYPDPSSLQGEKIFQSLVKAGVERGIKIRIAQNAPSQNFPNIDTELLVKRKAAEVRSVNFAKLLGSGVLHTKLWIVDKKHIYVGSANMDWRSLTQVKELGITIRNCSCLANDVQKIFEVYWTLGADNAKIPPQWPSNLSTQYNNDTPFNLMYDNETFQTYFTSSPLPFNPSGRTNDIDALTHVVLHAEKFVYISVMDYFPLMIYTPKVKFWPVIDDALKTAAIENKIKVKLLISWWNHSRPSEDNFLKSLSDINNAYPGVSLEIRRFIVPANKDQQKIPFARVNHNKYMVTDNTAFIGTSNWSGDYFTDTAGISFILHDPVFDRNTNHTTIRSQLQGVFERDWNSPYAHLMNFSEYEETY
- the LOC130900899 gene encoding docking protein 2, translated to MEHEEPIYRGILQLPVGKLLKKSWQQKYCSLFKSSKFGVERLEVYDTPNSKEYSKIIILQQCIKVYPKSNTTFVITTKTNSYEFNTLTEHSNTEWVSAIQSVAFPDDVSKITTVEEDNDLYCSSGEGVFNVKLHPSPVSIRCGLENKNYTLVLMSNALQLRNVVDDKLLFTWPYHYIRRYGYKNGRFTFEAGRKCESGEGIFYLEHPNQQEIFRCLASKMKCMKKLASAENSPLLDGDAQFQAAFFMEPRSRTPLVPSSTLQSLTDLSVSSKSQISISSSDSDSKYVQCSLKTPETKMAHKLKPSKPPRKFKPVNKPEPEYEPVQKYDEIEFRNNAWQTLGVDSPDHKEQHVDEEDYMSWGDVRKEIETVKKPLVSAIITENTPGYYDKLNFFGSTSKLNTKSPYKQVYPVPVASVVVEPPSFNDYDEVQCFPEKNADEKVNHQFHNEEAYAVISKPKRV